One Vigna unguiculata cultivar IT97K-499-35 chromosome 11, ASM411807v1, whole genome shotgun sequence DNA window includes the following coding sequences:
- the LOC114170373 gene encoding dihydroorotase, mitochondrial isoform X1 gives MELTITQPDDWHLHLRDGSLLEAVLPHSAKNFGRAIVMPNLKPPITTTSAAVTYRESILKAIPRDSNFTPLMTLYLTDLTTPDEIKLAKKSGLVYGVKLYPAGATTNSQDGVTDLFGNCFSVLEEMVEQNLPLLVHGEVTNSDVDIFDREKVFIETILKPLVQRLPQLKVVMEHITTADAVKFVESCKEGFVAATVTPQHLLLNRNALFQGGLQPHNYCLPVLKREIHRQAIVSAVTSGSKRFFLGTDSAPHDRRRKECSCGCAGIYNSLVALSIYAKVFEEAGALDKLEAFTSFNGPDFYGLPRNKSKIKLRKAPWKVPDYLSFPFGDIVPMSAGEILEWEALPC, from the exons ATGGAGCTCACTATTACACAACCTGATGATTGGCATCTTCACCTTCGTGATGGTTCTCTTCTTGAAGCTGTTCTCCCTCACAG TGCTAAGAATTTTGGAAGGGCTATAGTGATGCCAAATTTGAAACCACCCATCACTACCACATCTGCCGCTGTCACATATCGAGAGTCCATTTTGAAAGCAATACCTAGAGATAGCAACTTCACTCCTCTCATGACACTTTACCTCACAGACTTGACTACGCCTGATGAGATTAAACTTGCAA AAAAAAGTGGACTTGTGTATGGTGTGAAGTTGTATCCTGCTGGTGCCACTACGAATTCCCAAGACGGTGTTACAGATCTTTTTGGAAATTGTTTTTCTGTTCTCGAGGAAATGGTTGAGCAAAATTTACCATTATtg GTTCATGGAGAGGTTACAAATTCAGACGTAGATATTTTTGACCGAGAAAAGGTATTTATTGAAACAATTTTGAAGCCTTTAGTTCAAAGGCTTCCACAGCTGAAGGTTGTGATGGAGCATATTACTACTGCAGATGCTGTTAAATTTGTAGAGTCTTGCAAAGAAG GTTTCGTAGCAGCAACCGTAACACCGCAACATCTTCTTCTTAATCGTAATGCTTTGTTCCAAGGTGGTTTACAGCCTCACAATTACTGTCTTCCAGTGCTCAAAAGAGAGATCCACA gACAGGCTATTGTTTCGGCTGTTACTAGTGGAAGTAAACGATTTTTCCTTGGAACTGATAGTGCACCACATGATAGGCGGAGAAAGGAATGTTCATGTGGATGTGCTGGGATATACAACTCCCTGGTAGCTCTATCAATATATGCCAAGGTTTTTGAAGAG GCCGGTGCACTTGATAAGCTGGAGGCTTTTACAAGCTTCAATGGACCTGACTTCTATGGCCTCCCTAGAAATAAGTCAAAGATTAAACTGAGGAAAGCTCCTTGGAAAGTACCAGATTATTTGTCATTTCCATTTGGAGACATTGTTCCCATGTCTGCTGGTGAAATCCTTGAATGGGAGGCATTGCCTTGTTGA
- the LOC114170373 gene encoding dihydroorotase, mitochondrial isoform X2, with amino-acid sequence MIGIFTFVMVLFLKLFSLTEKSGLVYGVKLYPAGATTNSQDGVTDLFGNCFSVLEEMVEQNLPLLVHGEVTNSDVDIFDREKVFIETILKPLVQRLPQLKVVMEHITTADAVKFVESCKEGFVAATVTPQHLLLNRNALFQGGLQPHNYCLPVLKREIHRQAIVSAVTSGSKRFFLGTDSAPHDRRRKECSCGCAGIYNSLVALSIYAKVFEEAGALDKLEAFTSFNGPDFYGLPRNKSKIKLRKAPWKVPDYLSFPFGDIVPMSAGEILEWEALPC; translated from the exons ATGATTGGCATCTTCACCTTCGTGATGGTTCTCTTCTTGAAGCTGTTCTCCCTCACAG AAAAAAGTGGACTTGTGTATGGTGTGAAGTTGTATCCTGCTGGTGCCACTACGAATTCCCAAGACGGTGTTACAGATCTTTTTGGAAATTGTTTTTCTGTTCTCGAGGAAATGGTTGAGCAAAATTTACCATTATtg GTTCATGGAGAGGTTACAAATTCAGACGTAGATATTTTTGACCGAGAAAAGGTATTTATTGAAACAATTTTGAAGCCTTTAGTTCAAAGGCTTCCACAGCTGAAGGTTGTGATGGAGCATATTACTACTGCAGATGCTGTTAAATTTGTAGAGTCTTGCAAAGAAG GTTTCGTAGCAGCAACCGTAACACCGCAACATCTTCTTCTTAATCGTAATGCTTTGTTCCAAGGTGGTTTACAGCCTCACAATTACTGTCTTCCAGTGCTCAAAAGAGAGATCCACA gACAGGCTATTGTTTCGGCTGTTACTAGTGGAAGTAAACGATTTTTCCTTGGAACTGATAGTGCACCACATGATAGGCGGAGAAAGGAATGTTCATGTGGATGTGCTGGGATATACAACTCCCTGGTAGCTCTATCAATATATGCCAAGGTTTTTGAAGAG GCCGGTGCACTTGATAAGCTGGAGGCTTTTACAAGCTTCAATGGACCTGACTTCTATGGCCTCCCTAGAAATAAGTCAAAGATTAAACTGAGGAAAGCTCCTTGGAAAGTACCAGATTATTTGTCATTTCCATTTGGAGACATTGTTCCCATGTCTGCTGGTGAAATCCTTGAATGGGAGGCATTGCCTTGTTGA
- the LOC114168408 gene encoding probable pectate lyase 4, which produces MISYNINFNYWHFSLAVVVVVFIPNLGVAKQSKIDGLKMNVINRCWRLNPEWRMNRPQLATCSIGYTGKMTNNTGKDLVHYKVMDPSDDPISPKPGTLRYGASVIQHKVWITFQKDMHIKLKRPLLISSFTTIDGRGVNIDIAENACLMIFKATNVIIHNIRLHHCKPQAPGVVMGPEGKVIPLGHVDGDAIRLVTASKIWIDHNTLYNCQDGLLDVTRGSTDVTISNNWFRNQDKVMLLGHDDGYIRDQNMKVTVVYNHFGPNCNQRMPRIRHGYAHVVNNLYLGWVQYAIGGSMRPSLKSEANLFIAPTKGSKEVTWRKNSHADGDAWEFYSVKDAFENGASFTMTKGGQVPKPNYNEEQRFNVVNVKYVRLLTRSSGVLRCTKTGLC; this is translated from the exons ATGATATCTtacaatatcaattttaattattggcATTTTTCTTTagctgttgttgttgttgtcttcATCCCAAACCTTGGTGTTGCAAAACAATCTAAAATAGATGGATTGAAAATGAATGTGATTAATCGATGTTGGAGATTGAATCCTGAATGGAGGATGAACCGACCTCAACTAGCAACATGTTCTATTGGCTACACTGGTAAGATGACAAACAACACTGGTAAAGACCTCGTCCATTATAAAGTTATGGACCCTAGTGATGATCCTATAAGCCCTAAACCTGGTACCTTGAGGTATGGAGCTTCTGTAATTCAACATAAAGTGTGGATCACATTCCAAAAAGACATGCATATTAAACTCAAAAGACCCCTTCTAATTAGTAGTTTTACAACCATTGATGGTCGAGGCGTTAATATTGACATTGCTGAAAATGCATGTTTAATGATCTTTAAG gccACAAATGTAATCATCCATAACATTCGGCTTCATCATTGCAAGCCTCAAGCTCCAGGAGTTGTGATGGGACCAGAAGGAAAGGTGATTCCCTTGGGTCATGTAGATGGAGATGCAATAAGATTGGTTACTGCTTCAAAGATTTGGATTGATCATAATACACTTTATAATTGCCAAGATGGCTTACTTGATGTAACACGGGGTTCAACTGATGTGACTATATCTAATAATTGGTTTAGAAACCAAGACAAAGTTATGCTTCTTGGACATGATGATGGTTATATAAGAGACCAAAACATGAAGGTTACCGTTGTATACAACCATTTTGGACCTAATTGTAATCAACGCATGCCCAg GATTCGTCATGGGTATGCACATGTAGTTAACAATCTTTACTTAGGATGGGTGCAATATGCCATTGGTGGAAGTATGAGACCTAGTCTCAAAAGTGAAGCTAATCTCTTTATAGCACCAACAAAAGGAAGTAAGGAG GTAACATGGAGAAAAAATAGTCATGCAGATGGAGATGCATGGGAGTTTTATTCAGTGAAAGACGCATTTGAGAATGGAGCTTCTTTCACAATGACAAAAGGAGGGCAGGTGCCAAAACCAAACTATAATGAGGAACAAcgttttaatgttgttaatgtCAAGTATGTGAGATTATTAACTCGTTCATCAGGTGTATTACGATGCACTAAAACAGGTCTATGTTAA